Proteins from one Anopheles nili chromosome 2, idAnoNiliSN_F5_01, whole genome shotgun sequence genomic window:
- the LOC128732012 gene encoding serine-rich adhesin for platelets, whose product MGGSMAAPSRSAIFWLAIMLYLGAAPARSAAQQSNNFYFAQSQGRFVPSFENPRNGFFPSALQRQQPPPDSYQEQTLFVNSNNVDRGAGNGNDGAGSRGITPSYYQFTYTTPRSADIFEISPRPFSATPSPNAGFQYSRSPPRSDFFSNGLTASRSFPATNRQLASSSLRKSPFSSSSSGFTELSTTEPPQRPPPAATSPPSPSEPASVRDRQLSYISNRARPFASEDQQQQQQQPPTRASAYQRQQLPRSPASVSGGTRNSYSSSRSKPTDSAPSGPGRSPASSSSSGQNGTSNGGRFGSSSGTQSSRTTARPNRYRSIPTTTASTTTEAATERTTTVDSAAVRNRFSGRTPAPNAFRQTFEAKRVAPVSSAIAPRGSFASASKPKATTTTTTTTTTTAKVPVLSRFIHQPAKPIIPSINITHNGSAKSAEVIYDYDDYEESKESTGFDGAKQQEIGNLQPSGPFGKNNSIVLSSESHEKAPSAGTASNAGVRGPTTPTDGATKNELDDVPDGRLNNISENEYYDSVREPETAPGDATGVEDHTVILTDNFYLPNGGSEETFEEEEEEPTGLQREINGTAELGADQQEKLYDEEYVYEDEDTITTTVRPTDRKTAPVPAPPATQGQLDDATDMLQFSDEDLREDDLAAKLSGVLGTKETLPEGTPSTSAPTIRTESTTESSLSTTERVISPSEAEAATNATTESWVVVASVQTSRSVSGARFLPFPQVEQEEKKQPLAELESKGSNESDDLEATTASGLSEDGEGVTTVASQEPVIAVTDEVESVTTEKTLIVQSTESIIDKLDRVQSELSSGLFAGKFPVLKDPAADDQKATTSSTALPPVVIRKFQPNARATTTKKPRPVVTTTVKPTTPTDSLVKKIKFETIDDVSALLPADYKAKAGFKLKKPNTTSETVPPTKDTPLEETAKPELAGRYRSANISRSYKSNVPIQELSSLLPKDYKLNHTEEDIKHTNNLKELISKVKVNDKPNPALDLLKKAQKVDISAFLPPGYKASGSEVKSESTTTKAQVTVEDDVSKFLPPGYKSFKTTKKPTTPAPVTIRDDISKLLPPGYKLPKGSATVDSTSERPKVLFNDDISKFLPPGYKAPADDDSKPEPEVIDPTSLLKKIQFKDVSALLPPGFSANKTEEQVSTVATASAPGGSGFKVVFPSRPGAKKPLPGGAGAVRVTTPKPLHAEGPGVPEIHIRKGPPTRATTEFTGWPTPSTTPLSIEKLLEQQKQQELLEKLLAQSSSTSTSTTTTTTTTTTTTTPRPTEPGLCHSECDLAGTIRIVDGVKWVPELLDHNTAEWKKLAREVETELNEVYSKAKNLSSWYKKVRIDSFNKGSVLVDYFVELSDLSRDVNTLEIRKMFHEALVPVPEATTTTTTPATNEDDYDDESEMPREKVQRENLQAPVPRVKEVFQLGKFRVDPVYTDFTVIPKPIIATGPVIEDDLFLPQWAIAVIVIGLASLLFVILFGVTVLINRQKASKKKAPTPLTADMLNELNKNHMGGIENFGSEDLYNLDDAWDDRMHDVKPKRFSNSMHGSSASNIYDSWRSQRHPENYFYDDYGLKGSHYPPSGHHHRLHDPAFMMHEPPPPVMAMYPPYHHAPPPPNSHHFSNSSRRYYRDYDPNF is encoded by the exons ATGGGCGGCAGCATGGCAGCACCGTCAAGGTCCGCCATCTTTTGGCTGGCGATTATGCTCTACCTGGGTGCAGCGCCGGCAAGATCGGCGGCACAGCAGA GCAACAATTTCTATTTCGCGCAATCGCAGGGCCGATTTGTGCCATCCTTCGAGAACCCCCGGAACGGATTCTTCCCGTCGGCGCTCCAACGTCAGCAGCCTCCACCAGATTCCTACCAGGAGCAGACGCTCTTCGTCAATAGCAACAACGTGGACCGTGGCGCAGGCAACGGCAACGATGGAGCTGGTTCGCGCGGCATCACGCCTTCTTACTATCAGTTCACCTACACG ACCCCACGGAGTGCGGATATTTTCGAAATATCGCCGCGGCCGTTTTCCGCCACACCATCCCCGAACGCCGGTTTCCAGTACTCGCGCAGTCCGCCGAGGAGCGACTTCTTCTCCAACGGACTCACGGCCAGTCGGAGTTTCCCGGCCACGAACCGTCAGCTAGCGTCGAGCTCACTCCGCAAGAGTCCCTTCAGCAGCTCGTCCAGCGGCTTTACGGAGCTTTCGACCACCGAACCGCCCCAG CgtcctccaccagcagcaacttcTCCACCATCCCCATCAGAACCGGCGTCCGTGCGCGATCGTCAGCTATCGTACATCTCGAACCGTGCGCGACCGTTCGCAAGCGAggatcaacagcagcagcaacagcagcctcCAACTCGAGCCTCGGCTTACCAGCGTCAGCAGTTGCCACGCAGCCCGGCGTCTGTGTCCGGCGGCACAAGGAACAGCTACTCCAGTTCTAGATCCAAACCGACCGATAGTGCACCGAGCGGACCTGGACGATCTCCGGCTTCAAGCTCGTCCTCCGGACAGAACGGTACCTCGAATGGTGGGCGCTTCGGAAGTAGCAGCGGCACGCAGAGCAGTCGAACGACTGCGCGACCGAATCGCTATCGATCGATTCCAACCACGACCGCATCAACGACCACTGAGGCGGCCACAGAACGGACGACTACGGTAGATAGTGCTGCCGTCCGGAATCGTTTCAGCGGCAG GACACCGGCACCAAATGCGTTCCGACAAACGTTCGAGGCAAAACGCGTCGCTCCAGTGAGCAGTGCTATCGCACCGCGTGGATCCTTCGCGAGCGCAAGCAAACCGAAAGCAACCACAACGACcacgacgactacgacgacaACGGCGAAGGTGCCGGTCCTGTCACGTTTCATCCACCAGCCGGCTAAGCCGATCATACCGAGCATCAACATCACGCACAACGGGTCCGCCAAGTCAGCTGAGGTGATCTACGACTACGATGACTACGAAGAGTCGAAAGAGTCGACCGGATTCGATGGCGCCAAGCAGCAGGAGATCGGTAACCTTCAGCCGTCGGGACCCTTTGGGAAAAACAACTCAATCGTGTTGTCGAGCGAATCACACGAGAAAGCTCCCTCCGCTGGTACAGCATCTAATGCAGGTGTGAGAGGTCCTACGACCCCGACGGATGGTGCCACGAAGAATGAACTAGATGACGTTCCGGATGGGCGTTTAAACAACATTAGTGAGAACGAGTACTACGACTCGGTGCGGGAACCAGAAACGGCTCCAGGCGATGCAACAGGCGTTGAGGATCACACGGTGATCTTGACGGATAACTTCTACCTGCCAAATGGAGGCTCGGAGGAAACGTtcgaagaggaagaggaggaaccGACGGGATTGCAGCGGGAGATCAACGGAACGGCCGAGCTGGGAGCTGATCAACAGGAGAAGCTATACGATGAGGAGTACGTTTATGAAGACGAAGATACTATCACGACAACGGTGCGCCCAACGGACCGGAAGACCGCACCAGTTCCAGCACCTCCAGCGACACAAGGCCAGCTGGACGATGCCACTGATATGCTGCAGTTTTCAGACGAAGATCTCAGAGAGGATGATCTTGCGGCAAAGCTGAGTGGCGTCCTAGGCACTAAGGAGACGTTACCCGAAGGTACACCGTCCACATCCGCACCAACAATCCGCACAGAGTCGACAACGGAATCGAGCCTTTCGACAACGGAACGCGTAATCAGTCCAAGTGAGGCGGAAGCCGCCACGAACGCCACCACGGAGAGCTGGGTTGTTGTGGCGTCGGTGCAGACGAGCCGTAGCGTTTCTGGAGCCCGTTTCCTGCCATTCCCGCAGGTTGAGcaagaagagaagaagcaacCACTGGCGGAACTTGAATCGAAGGGCAGCAACGAAAGTGACGACCTGGAAGCTACGACGGCTAGCGGACTCAGCGAGGATGGCGAAGGTGTGACGACTGTGGCCTCGCAGGAACCAGTCATTGCCGTGACTGATGAAGTGGAGTCCGTGACGACGGAGAAAACGCTGATCGTACAGTCGACGGAGAGCATCATCGACAAGCTGGACCGAGTGCAGTCGGAGTTGTCAAGCGGCTTGTTTGCCGGGAAATTCCCGGTGTTAAAGGATCCAGCTGCAGATGACCAGAAGGCGACTACAAGCTCGACCGCACTGCCACCGGTGGTCATCAGGAAGTTCCAACCGAACGCGCGAGCGACGACTACGAAGAAACCACGGCCAGTGGTAACGACTACGGTGAAACCAACGACGCCGACCGACAGTTTAGTGAAGAAAATCAAGTTCGAAACGATCGACGACGTGTCGGCTCTACTACCGGCTGACTACAAGGCGAAGGCGGGCTTTAAGTTGAAGAAACCTAACACTACCAGCGAAACGGTGCCACCGACGAAGGACACTCCGCTTGAAGAGACGGCGAAACCCGAGCTGGCAGGACGATACCGAAGTGCGAATATCAGTCGTTCGTACAAGAGCAACGTGCCGATCCAGGAGCTGAGCTCGCTACTGCCGAAGGACTACAAGTTGAATCACACCGAGGAAGACATCAAGCACACGAACAATCTGAAGGAGCTTATCAGCAAGGTGAAGGTGAACGACAAGCCAAACCCCGCGTTGGACTTGCTGAAAAAGGCACAGAAAGTTGATATCAGTGCGTTCTTGCCGCCGGGTTACAAGGCCTCTGGCTCGGAGGTAAAGTCGGAATCAACGACCACGAAGGCACAGGTGACGGTAGAGGATGACGTGAGCAAGTTCCTTCCGCCAGGTTACAAATCGTTTAAAACCACCAAGAAGCCCACGACTCCCGCCCCGGTGACTATCCGAGATGATATCAGTAAGCTGCTTCCGCCCGGTTACAAGCTTCCGAAGGGATCTGCTACTGTGGACAGTACCTCGGAACGTCCCAAAGTGTTGTTCAACGACGACATCAGTAAGTTCTTGCCTCCGGGATACAAAGCGCCCGCTGACGATGACTCCAAACCGGAGCCGGAAGTGATCGATCCAACAAGCCTGTTGAAGAAGATCCAGTTCAAGGACGTATCTGCGCTGTTGCCTCCAGGCTTCAGCGCGAACAAGACTGAAGAACAAGTGAGCACGGTCGCAACGGCCTCAGCACCTGGTGGTAGTGGATTCAAGGTGGTTTTCCCAAGCCGACCAGGAGCGAAGAAACCGCTTCCTGGAGGTGCTGGTGCGGTCCGCGTGACAACACCCAAACCACTGCATGCCGAGGGTCCAGGTGTTCCGGAGATCCACATCCGCAAGGGACCACCGACTCGGGCGACGACCGAGTTCACCGGCTGGCCGACACCGTCGACAACACCACTCTCGATCGAGAAGCTGCTggagcagcagaagcaacagGAACTGCTCGAGAAGCTGCTCGCGCAATCCAGCAGCACCTCTacgtcgacgacgacaacgacaacgacgacgaccaccaccacgacaCCGAG ACCAACGGAACCGGGCCTGTGCCACTCGGAGTGTGATCTAGCCGGCACGATACGTATCGTCGACGGAGTCAAGTGGGTCCCGGAGTTGCTGGACCACAACACGGCTGAGTGGAAGAAGCTGGCACGCGAGGTGGAGACGGAACTGAACGAGGTGTACAGCAAGGCGAAGAACCTGAGCAGCTGGTACAAGAAGGTGCGCATCGATAGCTTCAATAAGGGCAGCGTGCTGGTCGACTACTTTGTCGAGCTTTCGGATCTGTCACGTGACGTCAACACACTCGAAATCCGCAAGATGTTCCACGAGGCGCTGGTGCCGGTACCAGAGGCGaccacaacaaccacaacaccGGCGACAAACGAGGACGATTACGACGACGAGAGCGAGATGCCTAGGGAGAAAGTTCAGCGGGAAAACTTGCAAGCTCCGGTGCCACGCGTTAAGGAAGTTTTCCAACTGGGGAAGTTCCGGGTCGATCCTGTGTACACCGATTTCACAG TCATCCCAAAACCGATTATTGCAACGGGTCCGGTTATCGAGGACGATCTGTTCCTGCCTCAGTGGGCTATCGCTGTTATCGTGATCGGTCTAGCATCGTTGTTGTTCGTTATTTTGTTCGGTGTAACAGTG CTTATCAACCGTCAGAAGGCCTCCAAAAAGAAAGCCCCGACACCGCTCACCGCGGACATGCTGAACGAATTGAACAAGAACCACATGGGAGGAATCGAAAACTTCGGCTCCGAGGATCTGTACAACCTGGACGATGCATGGGACGATCGTATGCACGACGTGAAGCCAAAG CGGTTCTCCAACTCGATGCATGGCAGCAGTGCCTCCAACATCTACGATAGTTGGCGATCGCAGCGGCATCCGGAGAACTACTTTTATGATGACTACGGATTGAAGGGATCGCATTATCCGCCGAGtggccaccaccatcggttaCACGATCCGGCGTTTATGATGCACGagccgccaccaccggtgaTGGCGATGTACCCGCCGTACCATcacgcaccaccaccgcctaACAGTCATCACTTCAGCAACAGCTCGCGGCGATACTACCGGGACTACGATCCGAACTTCTGA
- the LOC128731070 gene encoding E3 ubiquitin-protein ligase Rnf220: MEVGESEHSGRSFRQRKSRSNPMCCPICGITLRVHEIDHHFAVEVDRLERILKPKKQLSHHDGEIACGSAGTSNSNGSGPSHSGNNSSVSRSNGHSSEQLATTSNVSPDECWGTYQKIKNNRQARLKLKSRKRKPEDNVCPICNKTTLEDITLHVESCLRKSETQRNGGNSATHCSGDDDDDDDDDASIDVEGEFFDVYEWAGQKRVRATSMLGAGGHGALGVRVTNADDTDDELNVDGDESQVYGPPQYSERDVIVTGQGTSSNRLLRDLLIANDPQVVKPPIDDNSGQGTSKAVVTAAPAPACMSQVPEPLQDSTAPGQGTESHILESLKAKIREYEGYIRNRPKCLICMDDFRKPIVSICCWHVYCEECWLHTLGAKKLCPQCSMITSPTDLRRIYL, encoded by the exons ATGGAAGTTGGAGAGTCGGAACATTCGGGTCGTTCTTTTCGCCAGCGAAAAAGCAGATCCAATCCAATGTGCTGTCCCATTTGTGGCATTACGTTACGAGTGCACGAAATCGATCACCATTTTGCGGTGGAAGTGGATCGATTGGAGCGTATCCTGAAGCCCAAGAAACAGCTATCCCACCATGATGGCGAAATCGCGTGCGGTTCTGCCGGGACAAGTAACAGTAACGGGTCCGGGCCTAGTCACAGTGGAAACAACTCGTCCGTGTCGCGATCGAATGGCCATAGCAGCGAACAGCTAGCTACAACGAGCAACGTTAGCCCGGACGAGTGCTGGGGAACTTATCAGAAGATAAAGAACAATCGGCAGGCGCGACTAAAG TTGAAGTCAAGAAAACGTAAACCAGAGGATAATGTTTGTCCAATATGCAACAAAACGACCCTGGAGGACATAACGCTCCATGTAGAATCTTGCCTAAGAAAATCGGAAACACAGCGAAACGGAGGAAACTCAGCCACTCACTGTAGcggcgatgacgacgacgatgatgacgatgatgccaGCATAGACGTCGAGGGGGAATTTTTCGACGTATACGAATGGGCAGGACAAAAACGTGTCCGTGCCACGAGCATGCTGGGGGCCGGCGGTCACGGTGCCCTAGGCGTACGAGTCACTAACGCCGACGATACAGATGACGAGCTGAACGTGGATGGTGACGAAAGTCAGGTATACGGACCACCGCAATACTCGGAGCGGGATGTAATCGTAACAGGACAAGGCACGTCGAGCAACAGGCTGCTCCGTGATCTGCTAATTGCTAACGATCCTCAAGTCGTTAAACCTCCTATAGATGATAACTCGGGCCAGGGGACAAGCAAAGCGGTTGTTACAGCAGCGCCGGCTCCTGCTTGCATGTCTCAAGTTCCCGAGCCCCTGCAGGACAGCACTGCCCCGGGACAGGGTACTGAAAGCCACATTTTAGAGTCTTTAAAGGCGAAAATTCGCGAATACGAAGGGTACATTCGCAACCGACCAAAGTGTTTGATCTGTATGGACGATTTTCGCAAACCGATTGTGTCGATATGCTGCTGGCATGTGTACTGCGAAGAATGTTGGTTGCATACACTGGGAGCAAAAAAGCTGTGTCCACAATGCAGTATGATCACCTCGCCGACTGATTTACGAAGGATTTACCTGTAG